One segment of Halococcus salsus DNA contains the following:
- a CDS encoding NUDIX hydrolase — MNDPADSTHDWRVVESVAEYETGWYTGGYDLVEQPDGSEKKYYWAELPAAVVVVALADDELVMVDQYRPAIGEQCLELPAGIVEDGESATTAGARELREETGYEPSGVSLLEDYWVATGVLRHRRAVALAEGLTPTDRDLDENEFLTVTSLPVDEALDVARTEPANDATIEGLLLASEEGVL, encoded by the coding sequence ATGAACGACCCCGCGGACTCGACCCACGACTGGCGCGTCGTCGAATCGGTCGCCGAGTACGAGACGGGATGGTACACCGGGGGCTACGACCTGGTCGAGCAGCCCGACGGCAGCGAGAAGAAGTACTACTGGGCCGAACTCCCGGCGGCGGTCGTGGTGGTGGCGCTCGCCGACGACGAGCTGGTGATGGTCGACCAGTACCGCCCCGCGATCGGCGAGCAGTGTCTCGAACTCCCCGCCGGCATCGTCGAGGACGGCGAGTCCGCGACGACGGCCGGCGCGCGCGAACTCCGCGAGGAGACCGGCTACGAACCCTCGGGTGTCTCACTGCTCGAGGACTACTGGGTCGCCACCGGCGTGCTCCGCCACCGCCGCGCCGTGGCGCTCGCCGAGGGCCTCACACCGACCGACCGCGACCTCGACGAGAACGAGTTCCTGACCGTGACGTCGCTCCCGGTCGACGAGGCGCTCGACGTCGCCCGAACCGAACCCGCGAACGACGCCACCATCGAGGGACTGCTGCTGGCGAGCGAGGAGGGGGTGCTGTAG
- a CDS encoding DUF420 domain-containing protein, protein MAFRTRDHVPAVTGVLSVVSLALVFGAVLGVFEAVAPTPPEAVIAAIPHVNAVLSAVAIGTIVVGWRAIRRGAVDRHRRLMLVTVGLFVAFLVLYLYRVSLVGPSPFPGPDSVYQFVYLPVLGIHILLAIVCIPLLYYVLLLALTHDVAELPATNHPRVGRVAASLWLVSFTLGIVVYLLLYAVY, encoded by the coding sequence ATGGCGTTTCGAACCCGCGACCATGTTCCGGCGGTGACGGGTGTTCTCTCGGTGGTATCGCTCGCCCTGGTCTTCGGGGCGGTCCTCGGTGTCTTCGAGGCGGTCGCCCCGACCCCGCCCGAGGCGGTCATCGCCGCCATTCCACACGTGAACGCCGTCCTCAGCGCGGTCGCCATCGGCACCATCGTCGTCGGCTGGCGCGCGATCCGGCGCGGCGCAGTCGACCGACACCGACGCCTGATGCTGGTCACGGTCGGGCTGTTCGTGGCGTTCCTCGTGCTCTACCTCTATCGGGTCTCGCTCGTCGGCCCGTCACCGTTCCCCGGCCCCGACTCGGTGTATCAGTTCGTCTACCTCCCGGTCCTCGGGATCCACATCCTGCTCGCCATCGTCTGTATCCCGCTGCTCTACTACGTCCTCCTGCTCGCGCTGACCCACGACGTGGCCGAACTCCCGGCGACGAACCACCCCCGCGTGGGTCGCGTCGCCGCCTCGCTCTGGCTGGTCTCGTTCACGCTCGGGATCGTGGTCTACCTCCTCCTCTACGCCGTCTACTGA
- the dinB gene encoding DNA polymerase IV — protein MAERGEARLPGVADGDTSIVFHVDMDCFYAACERRREPSLDGEPVVVGMGYEDGETHGAVATASYEARSHGIESAQPISTALERLPRAESSTDPDEVVGHYRPVDLDYYQSVSEEVREILHDCADVVREVSIDEAALDVTDRTSWQRVDGRTLAAGYARHVKQRIEREVEVVASVGVAPNMSAAKVAADHDKPDGLVPIPPGEVAGFLAPLDVETVYGVGPVTARELRGMGIETAGDLAATPLRKLDTKFGERGREIRRFARGEDTRSVTPVGRPKSLSRESAFTEATDEVDAKRERVRRLATAVAERAERENALYRTIGIKVVTPPFDVNTRARSLPGPVADADLVREVALDLLGEFRGAEVRKLGVRVSNLSFASGEQASLDGFETRGTEPGRADGGVDHASATDAEATTGSRTRRDGQTEFGDFVWDE, from the coding sequence ATGGCCGAGCGTGGGGAGGCGCGCCTGCCGGGTGTCGCCGACGGCGATACTTCGATCGTCTTCCACGTCGATATGGATTGCTTCTACGCCGCCTGCGAGCGCCGCCGCGAGCCCTCGCTCGACGGCGAACCCGTGGTGGTCGGGATGGGCTACGAGGACGGCGAGACCCACGGCGCGGTCGCCACCGCGAGCTACGAGGCCCGATCACATGGAATCGAGAGCGCACAGCCCATCTCGACCGCGCTCGAACGCCTCCCGCGCGCCGAGAGCTCGACGGACCCGGACGAAGTGGTGGGCCACTACCGACCGGTCGACCTGGACTACTACCAGTCGGTGAGCGAGGAGGTCAGGGAGATCCTCCACGACTGCGCCGACGTCGTCCGTGAAGTGAGCATCGACGAGGCGGCGCTCGACGTCACCGACCGGACCTCGTGGCAGCGCGTCGATGGCCGGACGCTCGCGGCGGGCTACGCCCGGCACGTCAAACAGCGGATCGAGCGCGAAGTCGAGGTTGTCGCGAGCGTCGGGGTCGCGCCGAACATGAGCGCGGCGAAGGTCGCCGCCGACCACGACAAACCCGATGGTCTCGTGCCGATTCCGCCGGGCGAGGTCGCGGGCTTCCTCGCGCCGCTCGACGTCGAGACCGTGTATGGAGTGGGACCCGTGACGGCACGCGAGCTCCGCGGGATGGGGATCGAGACCGCGGGCGACCTCGCGGCGACACCGCTCCGAAAACTCGACACGAAGTTCGGCGAGCGCGGCCGGGAGATCCGACGGTTCGCCCGCGGCGAGGACACACGGTCGGTGACGCCGGTCGGCCGACCCAAGAGCCTCTCGCGCGAGTCGGCGTTCACCGAGGCCACCGACGAGGTGGACGCGAAACGCGAGCGGGTACGGCGGCTCGCGACCGCCGTCGCCGAGCGTGCCGAGCGCGAGAACGCGCTCTATCGAACCATCGGGATCAAGGTCGTGACGCCGCCGTTCGACGTCAACACCCGCGCGCGCTCGCTGCCGGGGCCCGTGGCCGACGCCGACCTCGTTCGCGAGGTCGCGCTCGACCTCCTCGGCGAGTTCCGCGGGGCCGAGGTCAGGAAGCTCGGGGTTCGGGTCTCGAACCTCTCGTTCGCTTCGGGCGAGCAGGCGAGCCTCGACGGGTTCGAGACCCGAGGGACCGAACCCGGTCGCGCCGACGGTGGCGTCGACCACGCTTCCGCGACGGACGCCGAAGCCACGACCGGGTCGCGAACACGCCGCGACGGGCAGACGGAGTTCGGCGATTTCGTGTGGGATGAGTAG
- a CDS encoding GNAT family N-acetyltransferase, giving the protein MDYELTEEPPMPREFVALRRAAGMGGRTIEAAEAGLGNECVAVSVRTEGDLVGMGRVVGDGATVFQVVDIAVDPDHQGHGLGRRIMEHLGSWLDANAPPSAYVNLIASEPAFYERFGFETCAPTLVGMDRPSE; this is encoded by the coding sequence ATGGACTACGAACTCACCGAGGAACCCCCGATGCCGCGCGAGTTCGTCGCGCTCCGGCGGGCCGCCGGGATGGGCGGCCGTACCATCGAGGCCGCCGAAGCGGGTCTCGGCAACGAGTGTGTCGCGGTCTCGGTCCGTACGGAGGGTGACCTCGTGGGGATGGGCCGAGTGGTCGGCGACGGCGCGACCGTCTTCCAGGTCGTCGACATCGCGGTCGACCCGGACCACCAGGGCCACGGTCTCGGACGGCGGATCATGGAGCACCTCGGCTCGTGGCTCGACGCCAACGCGCCGCCCTCCGCCTACGTCAACCTCATCGCCAGCGAGCCGGCGTTCTACGAACGGTTCGGGTTCGAGACCTGTGCGCCCACCCTCGTCGGGATGGACCGTCCATCGGAGTGA